The following is a genomic window from Nitrosomonas communis.
AGGAAATCTAAATATCCGATTAGATCATTGCACATGATTGTTGATGAGAAGGGTCGGCCATTTACCTATAACATGCTTAATTAGTGTCGGCCCGAAAACCCTCTTCTTCTATAATAAACATAGGGTTGCGTCTAATTCAAGAAAAGAAGATTGCTGAAAAATTGAGTGAAAGTGCCGTTATTAGGTGGTTTTGGCGTATTTTCAAGCAAAACAATTTCAAACTTCGATTCAAATCAGCGAAAATATTGTCCTCAAAGACAAACTTCGTTCAAGTGGAAATCAAATGCGCGTAACCCAAACTTCCCAGATGGAATTAGGTGAAATTGATGTATCCCACATCAAATTTGACTTGAGATCACGAGATGATATTCCGAGGATACTGCGCGGCTTACAGCACCTGTACCTGGATGAGGCATTGTGCCACAAAGTTTTTGCCTTACTGGAAAGTGAAATTGCCCCCAAGGTGGATAAGCACAATGGTCGTCCTGGCATGACCCTATGGAGTGTCCTGGTATGTGGCGTATTACGGCTGGACTTAAATGCTGATTATGACCGTCTGCACGAATTGGTCAACCAGCACAGGACCTTGCGCGCAATGTTGGGGCATAGTCTGTACGATGAAGACAAGAAATATGCCTATCAAACCCTGGTGGAGAATGTCAGTTTGTTCACGCCAGAATTGCTGGACAGATTAAACCAGATCATCGTCGAGGGAGGGCATATCCTCATAAAAAAGGACGAAAGCGCCCTGCGCAAAGCGATTACGCTGACGGCGCGCTGGTGCGAAAGCCAGCACTTAAGCGACTGGGGGCAATATCGCTACAATCTACGTCAATTAAAACGACTTATGCGCAATGCACAGAGCAAGAAGCGCCGCAAAGCCGCAGACCAACAAAGCAACCTACAAACGATTCAAGCGTATCAGGCCTATATTGAGCAAGCCCAATGTTACGTGAACAAAATTCAAACCACCTTAACCAAGCTGGTTACAACTGCTACGCGCGAGTTGCTGCAAAAGATTGAAATTGAAGACTACCTCCAACATGCCAAGCGCCAAATAGACCAAATTGAGCGTCGTGTTATCAAAGGCGAAATC
Proteins encoded in this region:
- a CDS encoding ISNCY family transposase (programmed frameshift), with translation MRVTQTSQMELGEIDVSHIKFDLRSRDDIPRILRGLQHLYLDEALCHKVFALLESEIAPKVDKHNGRPGMTLWSVLVCGVLRLDLNADYDRLHELVNQHRTLRAMLGHSLYDEDKKYAYQTLVENVSLFTPELLDRLNQIIVEGGHILIKKDESALRKAITLTARWCESQHLSDWGQYRYNLRQLKRLMRNAQSKKRRKAADQQSNLQTIQAYQAYIEQAQCYVNKIQTTLTKLVTTATRELLQKIEIEDYLQHAKRQIDQIERRVIKGEIIPHQEKVFSIFEPHTEWVSKGKAGVPVELGVKVCILEDQHQFILHHHVMERQTDDQIAVNMVTQAKKRFPILNACSFDKGFHSPANQAELAQHLEQVTLPKKGKLSKERKAIEQMEEFVKARRAHSAVESAINALQVHGLDKCPDHGMGGFKRYVALAIVARNIRRIGNILWQQDVERERKAIKRNFKAPTSSLSSPANAKNRLIASNQW